A region from the Rosa rugosa chromosome 6, drRosRugo1.1, whole genome shotgun sequence genome encodes:
- the LOC133715882 gene encoding germin-like protein subfamily 1 member 18 — MMKGAHCPTAAAFALLALATFHLVSAFDPSPLQDFCVALNTTNTDISAVFVNGRFCKDPKMVTPEDFFFSGLRMRGNTSNPLGSIVTQANVQQIAGLNTLGVSLARIDYALGGLNPPHIHPRATEVLRVMEGTLYVGFVTSNDNGNRLFSKVLYEGDVFVFPFAQIHFQLNIGKVNAVAISSFSSQFPGVTTIANAVFGSNPSINPDVLTKAFQVDKNVVQYLQNQFWYDNN; from the exons ATGATGAAAGGTGCTCATTGCCCTACAGCTGCTGCTTTTGCCCTATTGGCATTGGCAACCTTCCACCTTGTCTCTGCCTTTGATCCTAGTCCTCTCCAAGATTTCTGTGTAGCACTTAACACCACCAACACTGATATTTCTGCTG TGTTTGTGAATGGGAGATTCTGCAAGGACCCAAAGATGGTAACACCAGAGGATTTCTTCTTTTCCGGGCTCCGGATGCGCGGAAACACATCAAATCCGCTTGGTTCCATCGTCACCCAGGCGAATGTGCAGCAAATAGCAGGACTGAACACTCTTGGGGTATCCCTCGCCCGCATAGACTATGCACTTGGTGGACTAAACCCTCCTCACATCCACCCTCGGGCCACGGAAGTCCTTAGGGTCATGGAAGGCACTCTCTACGTTGGCTTCGTCACATCCAATGATAACGGCAACCGCCTCTTCAGCAAAGTGTTGTACGAGGGAGATGTGTTTGTCTTCCCATTTGCTCAAATTCACTTCCAGCTTAACATCGGAAAGGTCAACGCCGTAGCCATTTCCAGTTTTAGCAGCCAGTTTCCTGGTGTCACCACCATAGCCAATGCAGTGTTCGGCTCCAACCCGTCAATCAACCCTGATGTTCTCACCAAGGCCTTCCAAGTTGACAAAAATGTCGTTCAGTATCTCCAGAACCAGTTCTGGTATGACAACAATTAA